A single region of the Kocuria rosea genome encodes:
- a CDS encoding ABC transporter substrate-binding protein — translation MQKTGAALATAAVLTVTACGGGESGGGAAGDGELTRVGVGVIASTDVAPLYLGIEQGFFEEEGLELDITQAQGGAAIVPSVVSGEMDFGFSNVTSLIVARSQGLPLQIIANANNSTGVQGEDFADVLVREDSDIQDAADLQGRTVGVNTLNNISDTTIRAAIEAQGGDPGDVEFVEVPLPDMPAALERGEVDAIGSIEPFRTIAMQDGARSAVSNYAFPIEDLTVAVYFTTEDVLAQEPETVEAFRAAIEKSLQFAQDNPDEVRAVLPSYTQLDEELIDQLVLPAYPTEVNRQSVQELADLAVQHGLIEEAPPLEELLPE, via the coding sequence ATGCAGAAGACCGGTGCAGCACTCGCCACGGCGGCCGTCCTGACGGTGACCGCGTGCGGGGGAGGGGAGTCCGGCGGCGGAGCGGCCGGGGACGGCGAGCTGACCAGGGTCGGCGTGGGCGTCATCGCGAGCACCGACGTGGCACCCCTCTACCTCGGGATCGAGCAGGGCTTCTTCGAGGAGGAGGGCCTGGAGCTCGACATCACCCAGGCCCAGGGCGGTGCGGCCATCGTCCCGTCCGTGGTCAGCGGGGAGATGGACTTCGGCTTCAGCAACGTGACGTCGCTGATCGTCGCCCGGTCCCAGGGGCTGCCGCTGCAGATCATCGCCAACGCCAACAACTCCACCGGGGTCCAGGGCGAGGACTTCGCCGACGTCCTGGTGCGCGAGGACAGCGACATCCAGGACGCCGCGGACCTGCAGGGCAGGACCGTCGGGGTGAACACCCTGAACAACATCAGCGACACCACCATCCGCGCGGCCATCGAGGCGCAGGGCGGGGACCCCGGGGACGTCGAGTTCGTCGAGGTCCCGCTCCCCGACATGCCGGCGGCCCTGGAGCGGGGCGAGGTGGACGCGATCGGCTCGATCGAGCCGTTCCGGACCATCGCCATGCAGGACGGGGCGCGCTCGGCGGTCTCCAACTACGCGTTCCCGATCGAGGACCTGACGGTGGCCGTGTACTTCACCACCGAGGACGTGCTGGCCCAGGAGCCCGAGACCGTCGAGGCGTTCCGGGCCGCCATCGAGAAGTCGCTGCAGTTCGCGCAGGACAACCCCGACGAGGTCCGGGCCGTGCTGCCCAGCTACACGCAGCTCGACGAGGAGCTGATCGACCAGCTCGTCCTGCCCGCCTACCCCACCGAGGTGAACCGGCAGTCCGTGCAGGAGCTCGCGGACCTCGCCGTCCAGCACGGACTCATCGAGGAGGCCCCGCCCCTCGAGGAGCTGCTCCCCGAGTGA
- a CDS encoding acetyl/propionyl/methylcrotonyl-CoA carboxylase subunit alpha gives MRKILIANRGEIAVRVVHACAEAGLESVAVYADPDADAPHVLLADEAYALEGTSAAETYLDGDEVLAIARRCGADAVHPGYGFLSENAGFARAVIEAGLTWIGPSPETIVLLGDKVAAREIARRAGAPLVPGSDGPVESPEDARAFAQEHGLPVIVKAAHGGGGRGMRVVRELDEVEDAFRSAAREAQSAFGRGECFVERFLDRPRHVEAQVVADSHGHVVVLGTRDCSLQRRHQKLVEEAPAPFLSDDQRERIAAAAEGIFREAGYVGVGTAEFLVAPDGLISFLEVNTRLQVEHPITEEVYGVDLVRAQLTVAAGDPLPVLETPVPRGHAFEFRINAEDPGRGFLPSGGTVEAVDTPTGPGVRVDSGVHRGTRVATTFDSLLLKLVVSAPTREQALVRARTALRELRVHGVATTVPFHRAVLDAPAFAGGEGLGVWTTWIEDEFAGRLAPDAEYARADEPGRTRFTVDVDGRRVSIGIPDALAAALGSAPAASEAAPAGAQPADDGAVTAPFAGTLVSWLVAEQDDVEAGQDVAVLEAMKTETRVSAPRAGTVRELAVGPGDAVTADQVLARLS, from the coding sequence GTGCGCAAGATCCTGATCGCCAACCGCGGGGAGATCGCCGTCCGCGTCGTCCACGCCTGCGCCGAGGCCGGCCTCGAGTCCGTGGCCGTCTACGCCGACCCCGACGCCGACGCCCCGCACGTCCTCCTGGCCGACGAGGCGTACGCCCTGGAGGGCACCTCGGCCGCCGAGACCTACCTGGACGGGGACGAGGTGCTCGCGATCGCGCGCCGGTGCGGCGCCGACGCCGTGCACCCGGGCTACGGGTTCCTCTCCGAGAACGCCGGGTTCGCCCGGGCGGTGATCGAGGCCGGCCTCACCTGGATCGGCCCCTCCCCCGAGACGATCGTGCTGCTGGGGGACAAGGTCGCCGCCCGCGAGATCGCCCGGCGCGCGGGCGCCCCGCTCGTGCCGGGCAGCGACGGCCCGGTCGAGTCGCCGGAGGACGCCCGGGCCTTCGCGCAGGAGCACGGCCTGCCGGTGATCGTGAAGGCCGCCCACGGCGGCGGGGGCCGCGGCATGCGCGTGGTCCGGGAGCTCGACGAGGTCGAGGACGCCTTCCGCTCGGCCGCCCGCGAGGCGCAGAGCGCGTTCGGCCGCGGCGAGTGCTTCGTGGAGCGTTTCCTGGACCGCCCGCGGCACGTGGAGGCGCAGGTCGTGGCCGACTCCCACGGCCACGTCGTCGTGCTCGGGACCCGGGACTGCTCCCTGCAGCGCCGCCACCAGAAGCTCGTCGAGGAGGCCCCCGCGCCGTTCCTCTCGGACGACCAGCGCGAGCGGATCGCGGCCGCCGCCGAGGGCATCTTCCGGGAGGCCGGGTACGTGGGGGTGGGCACCGCCGAGTTCCTCGTGGCCCCGGACGGGCTGATCTCCTTCCTGGAGGTCAACACCCGGCTCCAGGTGGAGCACCCGATCACCGAGGAGGTCTACGGCGTGGACCTGGTCCGCGCCCAGCTGACCGTGGCCGCCGGGGACCCGCTGCCCGTGCTCGAGACCCCGGTCCCGCGCGGGCACGCGTTCGAGTTCCGGATCAACGCCGAGGACCCCGGCCGCGGCTTCCTGCCCTCCGGGGGCACGGTCGAGGCCGTCGACACCCCGACCGGCCCGGGCGTGCGCGTGGACTCCGGGGTGCACCGCGGCACCCGGGTGGCCACGACCTTCGACTCGCTGCTGCTCAAGCTCGTCGTCAGCGCACCCACCCGCGAGCAGGCGCTCGTGCGGGCCCGCACCGCCCTGCGCGAGCTGCGGGTGCACGGCGTGGCCACCACGGTCCCGTTCCACCGCGCCGTGCTGGACGCCCCCGCCTTCGCCGGGGGCGAGGGGCTCGGGGTGTGGACCACGTGGATCGAGGACGAGTTCGCCGGCCGGCTCGCCCCGGACGCCGAGTACGCCCGCGCGGACGAGCCGGGCCGCACCCGCTTCACGGTGGACGTGGACGGGCGGCGCGTGAGCATCGGGATCCCCGACGCCCTCGCCGCGGCCCTGGGCTCCGCCCCCGCGGCGTCGGAGGCCGCCCCCGCGGGGGCGCAGCCCGCCGACGACGGCGCCGTCACCGCGCCCTTCGCGGGCACGCTCGTCTCGTGGCTGGTGGCCGAGCAGGACGACGTCGAGGCGGGCCAGGACGTCGCCGTGCTGGAGGCCATGAAGACCGAGACCCGGGTGTCCGCGCCGCGGGCCGGCACGGTCCGGGAGCTCGCGGTGGGACCGGGGGACGCGGTGACCGCCGACCAGGTGCTGGCCCGCCTCTCCTGA
- a CDS encoding GntR family transcriptional regulator, protein MNTVQNEFLTTAVAQAGPAPQGEAIPWAVDVLRQGVVAGRLPPGTRLSEARVSEALRVSRNTLREAFTILVGENLLVRVPNRGVSVARPGADDVREIHRVRLALETSALRWSDPVPQPGLHAAVEDGRAARDRRDVTGMADANQQFHRGVVELAGSPRQDELMSRTLAEMRLVFYSMRQDPSFHAPWIERNARILELFEQGRREEAAVQMHDYLEASRQQLLDVLEGPAPAALRGPGTASRAGR, encoded by the coding sequence ATGAACACCGTGCAGAACGAGTTCCTGACGACGGCCGTCGCCCAGGCCGGGCCTGCCCCGCAGGGCGAGGCCATCCCGTGGGCGGTGGACGTGCTGCGCCAGGGCGTCGTGGCCGGCCGGCTGCCGCCCGGGACCCGGCTCTCGGAGGCCCGGGTCAGCGAGGCGCTGCGGGTCTCCCGCAACACCCTGCGCGAGGCGTTCACGATCCTGGTCGGGGAGAACCTGCTGGTGCGGGTGCCCAACCGCGGCGTCTCGGTGGCCCGGCCCGGCGCGGACGACGTGCGGGAGATCCACCGGGTGCGGCTCGCGCTGGAGACCTCGGCGCTGCGCTGGTCGGACCCGGTCCCGCAGCCGGGCCTGCACGCCGCCGTCGAGGACGGCCGCGCCGCCCGCGACCGCCGGGACGTCACCGGCATGGCCGACGCGAACCAGCAGTTCCACCGCGGCGTGGTGGAGCTGGCCGGCTCGCCGCGCCAGGATGAGCTGATGTCCCGGACCCTCGCGGAGATGCGACTGGTGTTCTACTCCATGCGCCAGGACCCGTCCTTCCACGCGCCCTGGATCGAGCGCAACGCCCGGATCCTCGAGCTCTTCGAGCAGGGCCGGCGCGAGGAGGCCGCCGTGCAGATGCACGACTACCTGGAGGCCTCCCGGCAGCAGCTGCTGGACGTCCTGGAGGGCCCCGCGCCGGCCGCGCTCAGGGGACCTGGTACTGCCAGTCGGGCAGGTCGGTGA